DNA from Paraburkholderia largidicola:
GGCGTCCGGGCCCCGTCGTGATCGCGCTGCCCGAGGACGTGCTGTTCGGCTCGGCTGCCGTCACCGATGCACCGGCGGCGCGGGTCGTGCAGGCCGCGCCTTCCGTGGCCGCGCTCGGCGAATTGCGCGCGCTGCTGGAACGCGCGTCGCGTCCGCTCGTAATCGTCGGCGGCACGGGCTGGGATGCCGACGCGACGGCCGCGTTCAAGCGCTTCGTCGTTGCGAACCATCTGCCCGTCGCGGCATCGTTCCGCCGCCAGGACCTGTTCGATAACCGCGATCCGCATTACGTCGGCCAGTTGGGACTCGGCGTATCGCCGAAGCTCGCGGAACGCGCGCGCGCTGCGGATCTGCTGATCGTCGTCGGCTCGCGGCTCGCGGAGACGACATCGTCGGGCTACACGCTGTTCGAAAGCCCGACGCCGAAGCAGACGATGGTCCACGTGCATCCCGATCCGCAGGAGCTGGGCCGCGTCTATCAGGCGCGTCTGCCCATCAACGCCGGTTTGCGCGAGTTCGCGCTGGCGCTCGACGGCGTTGCGCCCGTCGCCTCGCAAGCCTGGCAGCAGTGGACGACGGATGCGCGCGCCGACTATGTGGCGCATTCGACGCCGCCTGCGCCATCGGCGGAAATCGCGGGCGTGGATCTCGCGCAGGTCGTCGGTCATCTGAGCGAAGTGCTGCCCGACGACGCCGTCATCGCGAATGGCGCGGGCAACTACACGGTCTGGGTGCATCGCTACTATCGCTATCGCCAGCCCGCCACGGAACTGGCGCCGACCAACGGTGCGATGGGCTACGGCTTTCCTGCTGCGATCGCCGCATCGCTGCGCGATCCGAAACGCAGCGTGGTCTGCTTCGCGGGCGACGGCTGCTTCATGATGTATCCGCAGGAACTGGCGACGGCAGTGCAGTTCGGTGCGCCGCTCATCGTCATCGTCGTCAACAACGGGATGCTCGGCACGATCCGCATGCATCAGGAGCGCGAGTATCCGGGGCGCGTGTCGGCAACGCGGCTTGAGAATCCCGATTTCATCGCGTTCGCGAAATCGTTCGGCGCGCACGCGGAACGCGTCGAGCGCACGGAGGACTTCGCTGCCGCGTTCGAACGCGCGCAGAAGGCAGGTGTCGCGGCGCTGATCGAACTCGTCACCGATCCCCGGCAGATCACGCCGACCAACCGCCTGAGCGCAGCATGAGGCCGACGATGGAAATCCGTGGCGAATTGATCATGGGTCAGGACGCGTTCAAGGCGCGCGGCGGCGACGTGTACGCGATTGCAGCGGCCTCGGGCGAGCGCCTGGAGCCTGCCTTCGGCGCGGCGACCGACGACGACGTCGAACGCGCCTGTACGCTGGCCGAAGAGGCCTTCGATGCCTATCGCCAGTTGCCCGACGAGCAGCGCGCGCAGTTCCTCGATGCCATCGCGCAAGAGATCGTCGATCTCGGCGCGGCGCTGACGGAGCGCGCTCATCTGGAAACGGGATTGCCGCTGCCGCGTCTCGAAGGCGAGCGCATGCGCACCGTCGGTCAACTGAAGCTGTTCGCGAGTCTCGTGCGGGACGGCCGCTGGCACGGCGCTGTGATCGATGCCGCGCAGCGGCAGCGCACGCCGCTGCCGCGGCCCGATCTGCGTCTGCGGCGCATCGGGCTCGGCCCGGTGGCCGTCTTCGGCGCGAGCAACTTTCCGCTGGCGTTCTCGGTCGCAGGCGGCGATACGGCTTCGGCGCTGGCTGCCGGTTGCCCCGTCGTCGTAAAGGCGCATCCGTCGCATCTGGGCACGTCGGAACTCGTCGCGCGTGCGATTGCAAAGGCGGCGCGCGACACGGGCATGCCCGACGGCGTGTTCTCGATGGTGCTCGGCGACGGCATCGCGATCGGCGAAGCGCTGGTGCGTCATCCCGCGATCCAGGCCGTCGGCTTCACGGGTTCGCGCCAGGGCGGGCTCGCCTTGCAACGCATCGCGCAGAGCCGCCGCGAACCGATTCCTGTCTACGCGGAAATGAGCAGCATCAATCCCGTCGTGGTTCTGCCCGCGGCGCTCGGCGCGCGCGGCGCCGCGATCGCACGCGAGTTCGTCGACTCGCTGACGCTCGGCGCGGGACAGTTCTGTACGAACCCTGGTCTGGTCGTCGCGATCGAAGGGCCCGCGCTCGATGCGTTCTGCGCAGCGGCTGTCGAAGCGCTGACCGCGAAGCCGGCGACGACGATGCTGTCGTCAGGCATTCATGGCGCATACTGTCGTGGCGTGGAGCGTCTGTCGACGCGCAGCGGCGTCACCAGACTTGCGGCAGGCAAGCCGGCGAGCGGCGCTAATCAGGCCGTTGCTGCATTGCTGCGCACGGACGCAGAAAGCTTCCTCGCCGATGAATCGCTCGAAGACGAAGTGTTCGGTCCGAGTTCGCTCGTTGTTGCGTGCCGCGACTTCGACGAGTTGCATCGTGTGTTGCGGCGTGTGTCGGGACAACTGACGGCGACGGTCCAGCTCGACGAGGACGACCACGCGCTGGCGGGCAAGCTGCTGCCTACACTCGAACGCAAGGCCGGGCGTGTGCTGTTCAACGGTTTCCCGACAGGCGTCGAGGTCAGCTATGCGATGGTGCATGGCGGACCGTTCCCGTCGACGTCGGACAGCCGCACGACATCGGTCGGCGCATCGGCCATCGACCGCTTTCTGCGGCCCGTGTGCTATCAGGCCGTGCCGGATGCGCTGTTGCCCGAAGCGCTGCAGGCGGACAATCCGCGTGGGATCTGGCGTCTGGTGGATGGTCAACTGGTGCGCGACCAGGTGAAGTAACGACCCAACGACGCACGGTCACGCTCGCAGGGCGACGCGCTACCGTGCGACAGCTTTACGCCTTGCTGGCCGGATGCAACGTCGTGTTCGGCCAGCTGCCATCGCCGGAGAGATCGGCGACGAGATCGCGGATCATCTGCGCGACATGCCAGACGCCTTCCGGCATCACGCGGTTCTGCGGCCAGGCAAGCGCGACTTCGCGTTGCACCTCTGGGTCTGTCAGCGGAAAGCATCGCACGCGTCCGGACGCCACTTCTTCGACCACGGCAGCCGCCGGCAACACGGTCGAGCCGCACTGCTCGATGACGAGACGCTTGGTGATCGAGATGGAGCCGTCGCATTCGAGCGCGATGTTGGGCGTGAACCCATGGCGTGCCGCCAGCGATTCCACCAGTACGCGCAAGCCGTGATGCGTGCTCGGCAGGATCAGCGGCACGCCAGCGAGCCCGCTGACGGCAAACGGCCCCTCCGGCAGCGGTGACGCGGCGGGCGTCACGAGGCACACCTGTTCCGACAGCAGCGTGTCGAACTGGCTCGCGCCCGGATGCTCGGGCACGTACATGACGGCGAGATCGACATCGCCATCGTTGAGCCAGCCGAGGATATGGGTCGCCAGTCCTTCGACGAAGCGAATCCGCGTGCCCGGATAGCGCGCTTTCAGCCGATGCCCGAGCCTGCCGAACATGATGCGGGCGATGGTGGGCTGTGCGGCGATGGAGAGTGTGGCGGGCCCGCGCTTGCCGCTGTCCTGCATCGCAATGCGCGCTTCGTCGAGCGTTTTCTCCATCGCGAGCGCATAGCCGAGCAACTGTTCGCCATGCTCGGTCAGCCCCACGCCGCGTCCGCTGCGACGAAACAGCCGCACGCCGAGTTCGGCCTCCAATATGCCGATGCGCCGGCTGATGGTCGACTGGTTGGCGCCGAGATCCATCGCGGTGCGCGAGATGCTGCCCGTTTTTGCGACGCGCGCGAACAGCTCGAGATCATCTGAGTTCATGGCTTCGTGTGATGAGTGTCGACGGCAAACCGTTCGGCGGTGAACGGTTGAAAGGTGCGGCGCGCTCGATTGTAATCAGTCGCGGCGGCGCGCGTCCGTTATCCGTCACATCCGGTTTCAAGAGCGCACGAATCCATGCAGTGCGTCGACGTCCAGGCACGGAGGCGTGGCCGGATAAACCGGCCACGCCTCCGTCTCTACGTCATGCCTATTCAGCCGCGATTACGCCTGCATCTTCGCAGACGTAGCCCAGTGCTTCGGCAACTTCAGGACAGGTCACCTTGCCAAACGCCACATTCAGGCCGCGCCGCAGATGTTCATCATCCGTGAGCGCCTTGCGCCACCCTTTGTCTGCAATCGACAGGACAAAGGGCAGTGTCGCGTTGTTCAGCGCATAGGTGGACGTGTGGGGCACGCCACCCGGCATGTTCGCGACGCAGTAGTGAACGACATCGTCGACCAGATACGTGGGCTCCGCATGCGTCGTCGGCTTCGCGGTTTCGCAGCAGCCGCCCTGGTCGATCGCGACGTCGACGATGACGGAGCCTGCGCGCATCTGCTCGACCATCTTGCGCGTGACGAGCTTGGGCGCGGCAGCGCCCGGCACCAGCACGCCGCCAATCACGAGGTCGGCATCGAGCACGTGCTGCTCGATATTGTCCTGGTTCGAGTAGACGGTGATTACGCGCGCGCCCAGCAGCCGGTCCATGCGCCGCAGCGCATCGACGTTGCGGTCGATCACCACCACCTGGGCGCCCGTGCCGACGGCCATCTGCGCAGCATTGCTGCCGACTACGCCCGCGCCGAGGATCACGATTTTCGCTGACGGCACACCCGCCACGCCGCCGAGCAGGATGCCCCGGCCGCCGTGCGCGCGTTCCAGGCAGAACGCGCCCGCCTGGATCGACATGCGGCCCGCGACCTCCGACATCGGCGCGAGCAGCGGCAATCCGCCGCCGCGCTGTGTCACGGTCTCGTAGGCGATACAGACCGCGTTGCTCTTCACGAGATCGGCGCATTGTTTTGGATCGGGGGCGAGGTGCAAATACGTGAAGAGAACTTGCCCTTCGCGCAGCATCGCGCGCTCTCGCGCTTGTGGCTCCTTCACCTTGACGATCATGTCGGCGGCCGAGAATATCGCCTCGGCATTCGGCGCGACTCGCGCCCCAGCCGTACGGTATGCATCGTCGGACGCGCCGATGCCCGCGCCCGCTCCCGTTTCTACGCTCACCGTATGTCCGTGCGCGACGATCTCACGTACCGACGACGGTGTGAGACCGACGCGATATTCGTGATTCTTGATCTCCTTTGGAACGCCTATATGCATTTTTGCCTCCTGTATGGAACTGCGTGCCAGCCATGCAGACGCGTCAATCGTCAGATGTTCACCACGGCAGCGAATAGGTCTTGGTATTGGTGAAGCTCTTCATCGCCTCCTGCACGCCTTCCTTATAGCCTAGGCCGGAATCCTTCACGCCGCCGAAGGGCGTGAGTTCCAGGCGGTAGCCGGGCACCTCGCGCACGTTGACGCTGCCCACCTCCAGTTCTGAAATGAAACGTGTGATGTAGTCGAAGCGGTTCGTGCAGATCGACGAGGACAGCGCATAGTCCGTGCTGTTCGACATGCGGATCGCTTCGTCGATGTTGCCAAAGCGCATGATCGGCGACACGGGGCCGAAGGTTTCGTGCTTGACGAGCGGCATGTCCGGCGTCACGCGATCGACCACGGTGGGCGAATAGAGCGCGCCGTCGCGCTGATTGCCCGCCAGCAGGCGTGCGCCGCGCGCGAGCGCATCGTCGACCTGCCGCTCGCAGAAACGCGCGGCGGCTTCGTCGATCACGGTGCCCATATCGACGGATGTATCGGCGGGATTGCCGTATTTCCACGCACGCGTCTTGTCGACGACGAGGTCGGTGAAGCGATCGGCAACGGCTTCATGGACCAGTATCCGCTTGATGGCCGTGCAGCGCTGTCCCGAGTTCTTGTACGAGCCCGAAACGGCGAGCGTGCTGGCCTCGTCGAGATCGGCATCTTCCATCACGATGATGGGATCGTTGCCGCCCAGTTCCAGCACCGCGCGCCGGTAACCCATGCGCGACGCGATCGACTTGCCGATCGACACGCCACCTGTGAAGGTGATCAGATCGATGGCGGGATTCGTGATCAGTTCATCCGCTATCACGGCCGGGTCGCCCGTCACCACCTGCAGCATCTGCACGGGCAGGCCCGCTTCGTAAAGGATGTCGGCGAACAGATAGCACGACAAAGGCACCTTTTCGGACGGCTTCACGACGATGCGATTGTTGGTCGCAATCGACGGCACGATCTTGTGCGCGACCTGGTTCATCGGATGATTGAAGGGTGTGATGGCGGAAATCACGCCCAGCAGCGGATCGCGCTGCGTGTACACGCGGCGCTTCTTGCCGTGCGGCGTGAGATCGCACGAAAAGATCTGGCCGTCGTCCTTCATGACTTCGCCTGCGCCGAACATGAGCACGTCGGCGACACGTCCTGCTTCGTACGTCGAATCCTTGATGCACAGACCGGCTTCCGCCGTGATGAGCGCGGCGATCTCCTGGGTGCGCGCCCGCACCGCATCCGCCGCGCGCCGCAGGATCGCGGCGCGCTCGTAACGCGTCAGCGCCGGACGATACGCGCGCGCAACCGCGAATGCGCGGCGCACGTCGTCGAGCGTCGCTTTCGGTACGGTGCCGACCAGCGCGCCGTCATACGGGCTGCGCACTTCGATGACTTCATCGCGCCAGATCTTCTCGCCGTCGATCCGCAACGCTTCGTGGCGAACCTGCGCGTGTGACTTCGTCGTGTCTGCAATAGCGTTCATGAGCGTGTCCTGATCACTGGAGATGGTTGAGTGCGATATCGATGACGTCGAAGTTGCGCAGCCGCGCGCGTTGCGCGGCAGACTTCGCAACGGGCTGGCTGAAGATCAGCGGCACGCTCTGCTCGGCGAGGCCGCCGTGCGAGCGCAGCGGCGCGTCGAGCCCCGACAGGTCGTGGCGGATGCGTTGCGTACCGAGCACGACGTCGCGCCTGGAAATTACGATCAGGTCGCCCATCCGCGCGGGCGGCAACTCGAACCGCTCGCAGCCTTCTTCGCTGGTCAGCACGAGTTCGATGCCGGGTTCGGCCGCGAGCTTGCTGCGCAATGCCTCGATATCCGCCGACTCCGGCAGGTACACCGTCGCGAACGAACCGAGCGCGCCGTGATGCACCACGTACGGATCGGTGATGGGCAGGATCACGCGCGCCGCGTCCT
Protein-coding regions in this window:
- a CDS encoding LysR family transcriptional regulator; amino-acid sequence: MNSDDLELFARVAKTGSISRTAMDLGANQSTISRRIGILEAELGVRLFRRSGRGVGLTEHGEQLLGYALAMEKTLDEARIAMQDSGKRGPATLSIAAQPTIARIMFGRLGHRLKARYPGTRIRFVEGLATHILGWLNDGDVDLAVMYVPEHPGASQFDTLLSEQVCLVTPAASPLPEGPFAVSGLAGVPLILPSTHHGLRVLVESLAARHGFTPNIALECDGSISITKRLVIEQCGSTVLPAAAVVEEVASGRVRCFPLTDPEVQREVALAWPQNRVMPEGVWHVAQMIRDLVADLSGDGSWPNTTLHPASKA
- the phnY gene encoding phosphonoacetaldehyde dehydrogenase translates to MNAIADTTKSHAQVRHEALRIDGEKIWRDEVIEVRSPYDGALVGTVPKATLDDVRRAFAVARAYRPALTRYERAAILRRAADAVRARTQEIAALITAEAGLCIKDSTYEAGRVADVLMFGAGEVMKDDGQIFSCDLTPHGKKRRVYTQRDPLLGVISAITPFNHPMNQVAHKIVPSIATNNRIVVKPSEKVPLSCYLFADILYEAGLPVQMLQVVTGDPAVIADELITNPAIDLITFTGGVSIGKSIASRMGYRRAVLELGGNDPIIVMEDADLDEASTLAVSGSYKNSGQRCTAIKRILVHEAVADRFTDLVVDKTRAWKYGNPADTSVDMGTVIDEAAARFCERQVDDALARGARLLAGNQRDGALYSPTVVDRVTPDMPLVKHETFGPVSPIMRFGNIDEAIRMSNSTDYALSSSICTNRFDYITRFISELEVGSVNVREVPGYRLELTPFGGVKDSGLGYKEGVQEAMKSFTNTKTYSLPW
- a CDS encoding thiamine pyrophosphate-binding protein gives rise to the protein MSDQGQPRNGGRILVDALASNGVDTVYCVPGESYLAVLDALHDAHGIRTITTRHEGAASNMADAYGKLTGRPGICFVTRGPGATHAANGVHTASEDSTPMILFIGQVEQNFIGRGAFQEVDYRQMFGGIAKWVTEIDSIERIPEIMAKAFSVAMSGRPGPVVIALPEDVLFGSAAVTDAPAARVVQAAPSVAALGELRALLERASRPLVIVGGTGWDADATAAFKRFVVANHLPVAASFRRQDLFDNRDPHYVGQLGLGVSPKLAERARAADLLIVVGSRLAETTSSGYTLFESPTPKQTMVHVHPDPQELGRVYQARLPINAGLREFALALDGVAPVASQAWQQWTTDARADYVAHSTPPAPSAEIAGVDLAQVVGHLSEVLPDDAVIANGAGNYTVWVHRYYRYRQPATELAPTNGAMGYGFPAAIAASLRDPKRSVVCFAGDGCFMMYPQELATAVQFGAPLIVIVVNNGMLGTIRMHQEREYPGRVSATRLENPDFIAFAKSFGAHAERVERTEDFAAAFERAQKAGVAALIELVTDPRQITPTNRLSAA
- a CDS encoding aldehyde dehydrogenase (NADP(+)) codes for the protein MEIRGELIMGQDAFKARGGDVYAIAAASGERLEPAFGAATDDDVERACTLAEEAFDAYRQLPDEQRAQFLDAIAQEIVDLGAALTERAHLETGLPLPRLEGERMRTVGQLKLFASLVRDGRWHGAVIDAAQRQRTPLPRPDLRLRRIGLGPVAVFGASNFPLAFSVAGGDTASALAAGCPVVVKAHPSHLGTSELVARAIAKAARDTGMPDGVFSMVLGDGIAIGEALVRHPAIQAVGFTGSRQGGLALQRIAQSRREPIPVYAEMSSINPVVVLPAALGARGAAIAREFVDSLTLGAGQFCTNPGLVVAIEGPALDAFCAAAVEALTAKPATTMLSSGIHGAYCRGVERLSTRSGVTRLAAGKPASGANQAVAALLRTDAESFLADESLEDEVFGPSSLVVACRDFDELHRVLRRVSGQLTATVQLDEDDHALAGKLLPTLERKAGRVLFNGFPTGVEVSYAMVHGGPFPSTSDSRTTSVGASAIDRFLRPVCYQAVPDALLPEALQADNPRGIWRLVDGQLVRDQVK
- the ald gene encoding alanine dehydrogenase; this translates as MHIGVPKEIKNHEYRVGLTPSSVREIVAHGHTVSVETGAGAGIGASDDAYRTAGARVAPNAEAIFSAADMIVKVKEPQARERAMLREGQVLFTYLHLAPDPKQCADLVKSNAVCIAYETVTQRGGGLPLLAPMSEVAGRMSIQAGAFCLERAHGGRGILLGGVAGVPSAKIVILGAGVVGSNAAQMAVGTGAQVVVIDRNVDALRRMDRLLGARVITVYSNQDNIEQHVLDADLVIGGVLVPGAAAPKLVTRKMVEQMRAGSVIVDVAIDQGGCCETAKPTTHAEPTYLVDDVVHYCVANMPGGVPHTSTYALNNATLPFVLSIADKGWRKALTDDEHLRRGLNVAFGKVTCPEVAEALGYVCEDAGVIAAE